CGCATTGGCCCGTTCGTTGACGTGGGAGCGGGCCTTCAGTTCGGCGAACGGCAGGCTCTGGTCCAACCGGCCGTTGGCGTACGCCAGTTCGTCTATTCGTCCGTTGAGCAGAATCCGCCAGTCCCACGGTGAAGCCACGTAGGCCCTGGCGTGGCCGCGGATGTTGGTCGTGCAGTTGCTGGTCAGGGCATTGTACCACTCGGGATGCTCTTTCAGGCTGTTGACGTGTCTCAGATAATCGAGGAACACGCTTCGCACCATGTCCGGTGTCGTTTGCAGGGCGTACAGGTAGACATCCTCGTGACGATAGTTTGTGCGGAGCCGCACGACGTCACGTTCATCGGCAACGACGTAGGTCAATTCGTACTGCCGGAAGAACCCTCTGATCGCGGAATAGTCCTCGCCTTTCTCCTTCCGCGTTTCAATGGAGACGCAGAGATAGCCTCCCCCGTCGAATCCGAAGCTGAGCATGGTGTGGGCGATCATCGGCGAACCCCAGTAGATGAGGAACAGGTCCGCTGTCCGCAGCTTATCGAGCTCGTACGTCCGGTCGTAGTGGCGAACGCCGTAATCGGTTTCGCTCCGGTAATCGCAGTTGCGGATGTTGTGGATCGTGATCCGATCCCCGTCGATCGTAGCGAAGGGCAACACGGCCACATCGGGCTGCCAGTCACGGTCGTTCGACGGAGGGATCCTCAACCACCAGATGACGAGCAGCGCAAACACGCCAACGAAGACCAGCACGCCTCGGCGCCGCGGCCGTACACGCCACAGAATCGCCAAGGGACCGATTCCAAACAACACGGCCGCGACGGGCCGGAGCCAGGCCGTCAGATTGGAGTAGTACAGGGCCAGCACCCCCCAGCCGATCATGCC
The window above is part of the Phycisphaerae bacterium genome. Proteins encoded here:
- a CDS encoding DUF4105 domain-containing protein, giving the protein MTTAAPTLAVETPAEPRRRRKLLVWAGRVTLACVLAGMIGWGVLALYYSNLTAWLRPVAAVLFGIGPLAILWRVRPRRRGVLVFVGVFALLVIWWLRIPPSNDRDWQPDVAVLPFATIDGDRITIHNIRNCDYRSETDYGVRHYDRTYELDKLRTADLFLIYWGSPMIAHTMLSFGFDGGGYLCVSIETRKEKGEDYSAIRGFFRQYELTYVVADERDVVRLRTNYRHEDVYLYALQTTPDMVRSVFLDYLRHVNSLKEHPEWYNALTSNCTTNIRGHARAYVASPWDWRILLNGRIDELAYANGRLDQSLPFAELKARSHVNERANALDKDPAFSQRIREGLPGMEKRP